The Xylocopa sonorina isolate GNS202 chromosome 11, iyXylSono1_principal, whole genome shotgun sequence genome includes the window gcgTGTATGCATGTGTGAATGCGTACAGAATGATCCAGTTACTAACACTATCTCCTGTTAAAATTTATTGTAACACGTTTCGACAAGTTTAGGGGTTCGAACAAAAGTTTAATCATCGTCAATTAATCGTTCAATTATTTGAAAATCGGTCCCAATCTCTTAACGGGAGAAACTTTATTAATTAGTTGTATAAAATTGTTACTCTCGTCGGAGAGGAAGATGCATATGAAAGCAATAAGAAAGAGCGAGACAGACGATACCGGCTCTActgtagaacccgtggcgccatctctgtgaaaagtggtcAAACTGTTCGCGCAGCGTTACCGGCAGCGAAGCGAACTACTCGCccactactagcgccatctctcggagaaACGGCGAAACTGGTCGGGAATTAGTTTCGCtgctttccacagagatggcgccactagttggccgagttcacttcgctgtcgataacgctgcgcGAACAGTTTgaccacttttcacagagatggcgccacgtacAGCGAAAACAATCGGCACCGGAAATCTTGTAGATTTAACAGTAAATCAACAACATTGTGGAAAGTAATGAATACGTTGAATTGGCTGATTCAAAGGAGCGTTATTTAATTTCAAAGTACACGTTCGTCGAATCCGCATCTACTTTTGTCCCGATAATTTAGGCACCGATTAACATGGTCAATAGCTTCAAACCCGAATGCTCCTTTCCATCATGGTACCTTCAATTCTATAAAGATTCCTTGAGAGCCACTATTATTAACATTCCCGACGATGTACTCGACTATCTGGAGCACGATGCATTTGTTTTACCCGTCGAAGCAACTAGTACCACATTACAAAATGCGGAATGGATGGATGGATCTCCAGTGGTAAACGAAGAGGTAAGTATCGAGTAACgtatataaaaattatttaaaaatgatCTTCTTTCAGCAATCATCCGAGTTTCAACCAACATTTCCACGATTCAGTGAGAAAATTCAAAACGCCATAGACGAATACGGTGCAATTTTTGTAAAAACTAATTGGAGTTCACCTTCGGTGCGTGTAAACGTTTTGGTTTGCGTTAGAAAACAATGAACCTTTAACCGAATCTACTACATCTGCTCGCAGGACGCGACCTGGGTGGCACCGACCAAAACGCTCAAGTGTAAAACATTGGAAGAAGTATATTTATTGTTAAAGTGTTCGGACAGAATTGCCAAAGACTTGAGTAATGTTAAAAATTACAAGGATTGCGAAACGCCTATGAAATCTTGCCTGATATTAAAGCAATGGAGGGATATTAATCCTTGTACAGAATTTCGATGCTTCGTAATAGAGAAGGAACTCATAGGTGATCGatttttctttcgtttcgtGTGAATAGAAAATATTAATCGCAAATAATTAGTATATCTTTACTTTCGTCAGCAATTAGCCAACGAGATATATCCCAATATCATAGTTACAATGAAACAGAAAAGTATAACATTCAAACGGACATTAAAAGCCTGTTCATGGAACGTATTAGAGATAGGTTTCCACTGAATAATTGTAAGGTTTCCACTTGAATAATTGGAAAGCATTCTTATTAAATTGAAAAGTGTACGCTTTTAACTGATACGGTGTTATTTGTTAATTCAGTTTCGTTTGACGTGATACGATACAGGAAGGACAAAGTGAAAATAGTAGACTTTGGTCCCTTGGACGAATCTACTACCAAAGGGACGCTTTTTACGTACAAGGAATTACTAAATAACATAGAGAACGCTCCTGAATTCAGGTTTATCGGTGAGGAAGTTGGTATTCAACCGAAAGCTCCAAATCAGTTTTGCGTTCCACGAGAAATTAATGAATTTTTTCAGTCCAACGAAACTCCTATACTATTAGACATTATCCAGCAGGTATGTAAACCTTGTCCTAGCCTTCTCGTATCTATTAGCGATTCACTTACTTATTTGTTTCTTACTAAGGAGGTGGAAAACCAAGAGAGAGAATATGGAAGCATCGATTCGAATGATTTGGAACACGATTGATACGTGTTTGGTGAATAACTGTACACGCCGACGGGATTTTTAAATACAGAACTTTCACTTTTATTCTGCCAGACCCTCTTCTATCATTACATTACATAAAACGATTAAAGGCTATCCTACCGCTTAAAAGAATTATCGTAATATTGCAATATTTTTCGAGCCATCGGCCTTACCGAGCGACGTCCCTTATATAGAAAATATGTCTTGTTTATGTACAATATGTAATCCTTAACGCTTCGATTTGAAAAAGGATTCTCAATATATGTACCTCCGGACAAGTTAATACGCTGTACAGTCATATCCACGGAGTATTTCTTCACCTTTTCCTCGTTATTACTCGATGAAAATCAACGCGATCGAATACATTGGTTGATTCTTATTTAATATCTCCGACTTTACATCTCCTGATATACTTCaacatgaaaaatacttgatgaTAGCTTTTAGCAACTGTAAATGTAATTAACCATTTTTTTCCCCTTTTCCTCTCACCAATCATCTTATTCGCGATCTTCGTTAAAGttattacatatatttaatTGTTGGTAATTTGACAATTTCTCTTTCGCCTTACAGTTTTCCTTCTCCAACTATTAAAGACGGTATATACAGAATTTAGATTTAAGAGAACGCTGGATTCCCAATGTCGATAATCTAACGAAACAAATTTTCACGGgtgtcgttaaaaaaaaaaaaaaaagcttaATTCCAATATGCGTGTATATGGCCGGGTTGAAATTTAAATTTTTTGTTTAATATCGAAAATAATTTCAACTAAATCGAATGTAATCGCAAAATCGcgtaattattatttttctcGGGTAAAAACCTGAACAATTCCGATCATTCAATTTATACTACATCGCtggctttttcctttttttcttttatatcagTGTAGTATATTACAATAAAACGATCTTAAAAATCTAAATTTGATAGTTTCGATCGGGAACATGCGTTTATCAGAATGTGTGAAAAATATCGAGGCCTTTATATCATTCATCGAAGTCACAAAGGAGTAATACGTATATATCGCACGGAGAGAACTACGAAATTTGCAGGTTTATGCATGAATTTTTCTCACTTAACGCTCGTCAAATATTTACATATAAATGCCGGTGCGCGTATATTCACATGTAAACATCGATTCTACGTTAAATATAATAATGATGCATTAATTCGAGAGTCACGGTCTGCAACGATCAAACATTTTCCGGCTGGTCATGTATCTCGAAAATATGGATTATTACTTAACGTTTTATATAATTACAGTACATATGTATAATGGTAATGTCTAGAAAAGAAATGTTCCCTTCATccgtgtgttttttttttcctctcccccgtctttttcattatttttcctTCCTTTTTGCTACGTTCCTTCAAATGTATATATACACAGAGAAGCAGATATTTCGCgtatcttttccttttttctctttttctttttttcgtttcgGACATGACTGTACCGGTGGTATATTTATAACATCTTTCTTTTATTTCTCTCCGCTCTTCGATAACTCTCCATCCTCGGATCCCGCCTGGCTTTCCATCCACTCGCGTCAGTTTCTTTCATCATTTCGCAGTGTTACACAGTGAATTTACTCGATTTCCTCAACTGATTTGTGCTAAACGACAGTACGTATGTGTCTCTTAATCAATGTACGTTTTGCAGTGCACGGCCGTTTCGTTCACACGTGTCTCTCTCCCTTTCACTCACTAGAATCATCTCCTCTTTTCATTTACTTCTCCTTATATATTTTTCCtaattctcttttcttttctctacATTATTTTCTCACATTGCTCGTTTACAGATATCAAAGTGACGCGGCGTTATCGTCCTCTCGACTACTGGTAGTAAGGAGTGTTTCGAGTGAGAAAAAGCAGTAATCTTAACAAACGTACGATACAAAAAACTCTTAAGTTAATCGCTTAACGGCCAGTGTAAAGCAGTTTTGTTTCTTTTCACATTTATTATAGTTTCTTCTTGCTTTTGTCTTTTttcctgtctctctctctctctctctctccctccctctttctCCCCCTTCGTTCTTTTTGTTTGTTTGCttgtgtttttttcttttttcttcttttcttaagTACCTGAAAAAGCTCTCGGCTCTGGAAAAATTTGCTTACTCTTAagtgctttttttttttatacgtttTCCTTCTCTTAATTAAGTCCATTTATGACTtctggtatttttttttcttttttttttctttacgaaGACTACAGTTACCCCTCTATCATAAATGCGATTGGTACGACTAAAGGTGGCGAAAAAGGCCAGACTATCACTGACAATCGTATTCTCTTCCTCGTTTCTCCTCTTTCATTCGCACACTCGTACGCTCATACatgcatctctctctctctctctctttttctacaCCTCGCTCGTCTTCTTCTAATTTATAAGCTACATGTAACGTTTTTCTCCATCCTGTCAAAAAATACATATTATTATTTTGGTGCGACGCTTTTTCAAAATGTACACCTACACGGAAAGATGCATCTGTTCAACGTTCTCTCAACGAGCACCTTTGCTCAATTTACTTCTCCGTTCGTCAGCGTCGGTTCCTCTCTTCGGTCGAAATTCATCCCAACAATCTCTTTTGCATCTCAATACTGTACAGGAAGATAGGAGGTTACTCTTTCTTTCTGTTTTGTGTCTATTCGCGCCGCTGGAGACTCGTCGGACTGCGGTGGAAAGTTTTCCGAATCGTTCGTCGATGGAACGATCCTCCGAGGGGGCTCGATATATAGTTTCCAAATGTACATTATTTACAAGAGAAGTAGTCGGTCGTTGGCCAATTAGAATGGCAAGGGGATAAGCAACAGGGGGAAGTGAGCGAAGCGTGTAAACTGTCGAGGGgattacttacttacttacagATTCATCTTAAGAGTTCTGGTTGCGTTCTGTAGTTGCTCTTCCGGACAAACGATTAAGTAAATAGCCCGAGATTGCCCACCAACTCGTCCTTTCGTACAGTTCGAGTCACAGCGGGCGATTTCTTTGACAGTTAGCTTACTTAGTAGAAATTGCTTAAAAATCTGATGAGAATTTATCAAAAATGATCGACATGTGCACGAGGTAGAGTTTTACTGATCGTTGATAGAATGGAAAAAATGAAACGGATAACTGTCTCTTACGCTAATACGTTCAGGACGAAGCAACTAATACAATTTACGTCCGATTACAAACAAGAAAGACGATCAAATTTAATACGCTCGTCTCGTGCTCTCGATTCCTCACGTTCCCTTTCGAGCCCTTCCTTTTCTCTCTTGCTCTTCTAAACGGAGTTACTTTGGTTCATATCACGAAAGGAGCATTACTATTCACAGGAACATTACTTTTCAACATCCTTAACTCTCTCAGTTTCCGCGGCAGAGATAATGGGCCTAATAAAAGTCTAGCTTTTTAGCGCGGTGAATTTCCAATCGATCACAAATTTATCTCTGCGTCTCGGTAGCTTAATTATACAACCTTTTCAAGTGTTTCTCTTTCGTTTACAATTTATATTAAGTTGCAGGCATTTACGCGTCACGACAGCACACCGAAAGATGATATAAACTTGTCATTCTGAAACAAGGTGAAGCGATTTTGTACTAAAGTGCAGCGATATAATACTATACTTTTAATGAATTATCTAcgtaatttacattttttggatacttttcttcttctttttttcttttttctttacacGTGCACCGTGATAAGGTATGGTCGAGCCATACGATACGCAACGTTTTGCTTCTGGTCACGCACGCGCGCGCATTCCCTTGTTTCTTTTTCTACATCCTCTCTCTTATCCCTCTCGATATCTACTAAATCTCGCCGCCTTTATTTGGTTTCTCTCATTCGTTAGCTATAATCGTCCTGTTAGAAGTTTCTTAAGGTCAAGGTGTTGCGTTACAATTTACAAGGATCGCCTCCCGGCGATTCGGTTAAGAGTCTAAAATTATCGACAAGTTTCACGCGGAAAGGCAAAAGTTCAACGCGTGTGAATGTATATTTACTACGTTGATTGATCAAACGATATCTAGAGACCATTCAGATTTCCTCAGTCTGACCATACCGCAACAGTGGAACAGCATCAATCGTGACAGAGATACACATTGGAGAGAATTATAAATTCAGGCTTTTAGTtacaaatttttttaatttgcgGGGGATCTATCGACAATCGGATATCAATTCTATTTTTATCTTTATTTTCATTCTCCTCTACACATACTCCTCCCCTCGGTTTCTCTTTTTCATTCACGATCCTTTTCCGCGCGCGCACATTATCTCATACGCTCGTTCATTCACTCTAtcactttctctctttctctatttatCTGTCTCGCTCTTTTGAACGCGCCTACCCATCGCCACAAACTTTATCTCTTGACTAGATTGCGTCTCTAATATTCGTAACGATTTAATCTAAGTCTGCCATTCATTATAATTTGCACCTTACGTCTAGTATCGTAGTAACAGCTAGTGGTAAAAGGATGATCTATTGTTGTCGGAAACGGCTAATAATCTGTtttttactctctctctctctctctctctctctctctctctctctcgctctctctctctctctctctctctctctctctctctctctctcccctttgGAACGAAGAAGCCGACTCGCGGTAAACGTTTCCCGCCTATGCGAATAGAATAGGCACACCAAGTTACGGGTGTATCGTAAATGTTTATATGTCCGACGACTTCTGCATTCgctaatatatatatgtacaagcTTGTATTTTTGCGTGGCTGATTATCGTCCAATGCGTGCGAATTCCACGTAATTCGATCAAGTTCTTCGATGCGCTTTACGAGTCCGAGCAACATCAATCGCAGCAGGTATTCGTCGTGTTCATCTCCGCGGAAGCTACGAGGGCACACGCGAAAATCTTGAGACTGCTTGATCTCGATCATCATCGTCTCGACGAATCGCCACGGAAGAGGCATAGATTATCTGGATAGAACAGGCGATGCTCCTCGGAGCGATCAAACGCTAGGACTACCTTTTCTTCCCGGCCTGTTTCGAGGATAATCGTTTCTTTAATCTCGAGTGATCCGCCTTGACCGATTTCTTTTTCGGTCTCTCCGGGGAGCCGTTGCAACAGCCGCATCCCTTTTTAACGTGGCCGCGCAAACTGGACCGTCTCGCGCGACAGTCCGGTTCGACCAGAGCTATATTCCCCGTTTCATCGTCGGATGGTTCCGAGGTCTTGTCACTGGGGACCATAACCGATTCTTGGATCGACTCGTTCGCCTTGATACGCTTCGATAGGCTACCCTTGTGATGATCCGCCCGATTCAATACCACTCGCGCGTTCACCTGCAACTTATCCTTTTTTTTTAGGTAACTGCAATGTCGCTCGCTCGTCAGAGACTTTAGACTTTGCACGCTATCTTCGAGCCCGTTGCTCAGCGCATTCTCCTCCGGTTGGCTACCGACCGATTCGCTTATGCTCGAATCCTCGTCGTCGCTACTCGATCTTGTTCTCTCGGACATCGGACTTTCCCAAGACAGGTAATCCATTCTCGTCACTTTCGACGCAATCCGCTTCTTATTGGTGTACGTATATTTGTGCGTCGATAGCATAGGACCAGCGATCGGCGATAGTGGCGAGGGTATCGTAACATCGGCGGTGTTACCGGTGAGCAACGTTAAGCTCTCGTCCCCCGAGCTTGCCGCCGACGTGTTATTTACATTGATGCTCGGAGGTAGCGATTCCGAGTCCAGGTCGATGTCCAGTTTCATATTTAACGGAATACTGGAGACGCTGCTCGGCGAGCCTTCCTTCGAACCGTTCCTCGACGCAATCTTCGTTCGCGTAGTACTCTTCAACGAGTCGTTTTCCAGCGAGACCAAATTCGTCGGTGACAGCCTCGAGATGTCCGAATTGCTGTTCGATGCTTCGTCCTGGCTCAAATTGTCCAACGTTAACCGTAGATGTTTCGCTGGATTTTCCAGATGTAGGTCCTCCACTTTATCTCGTTTCGATCTTTTCGAGGGATCTTTCGCGGACCTCGTCCGCTGACCGGCACTTTTTCTACGTTCGTTCACCTTGAAGTCGGCGATAGGGCTGGCGTCCCTGCTCCCGCTCGACGAGTCCAGTGACCGAAAGTATGACCCGCTGTACGATTTCATTCCCAGCGGTTGACTACAGGACGCGTCCTGAGACGAATGGTCGAAGGACGGCGAATGATTCGTGTCGAACAGCAGGTCCGCCTCCGGGAACAAGTCGCTGGTACTCGGCTCGTCCACGCCCAAGTCTTCGCATTCCTCCGATAAACTTTTCTGCAGTTTCATCTCCCGTTCTATCGCGGCTGCTTTTCTCTCCATTTTCTGTTGCAACAATTCTCGATCTAATCTGGGATTCAGCGGTGTTTTCATCAGATTGCTCTTGTTCGGATATTGTTGAAACGGTTCCAAGGTGTGATTTATAAAGTATTTCTTCGCGTTCGTCTGATAGATTTGCCCGCTCGCCATCTCGATCCCTTGCCCTTTATTGATGATCTGCAGCACGCTTTGAACGTTCTCCGAATTATCCGCGTACCTTGAATTCAATGGTTCGATATTCAACGAATTCGTAGACGTGGGAACGTATCGCCAAGGTGTATCAGGCGATACTTTGCCCTCCGGTTCCCAAGCTTCTTGCAGTCTCGCGTTTCCATACAGCAAGCCGTTTCCAACCTTGCACGACACATCGATACCGTCGGTAGACTGCTGCACGGAAGACTCTTCTTGACTATCCGAACTACTAGGTCTGCCACCAGTCACCAGAAATTGCGACGCGTTGTCCATTCCTCCGGACTGTTTGCCCGCGACCGTGATCGTCGATATCGTCGAATCTGTTCCAATAAAAGTATTTAAAAATTATCAATTAAATTTTCAGGACTGCAACTGTAGTCGCAACATAGAAAATATCTGCATGTAAAATTTCCGTTCACTTTTAAAATGAATCTTTAAAACATTACGCCACGAGGATAGAAAACTTACAAACCGATATTTTCGTACATTGCGACCGAAAGCACAGTAATTTTGCAAATGGGACACTAACCGATCTTTTCGATATTCTGTAACGACGTTGCGTTGCTCGAACAAACGACAGAATCGGAACTGATCAAGGTTCTCGGAACTGAATCTGACATACCCATCGTGTCATCGATTTTTCTTTTGACCGTCTTCGGTGAGATAATCTTGGCGCCAGGAATTATTTCCATAGATAATTCTTTTCCATCTttttgctgctgttgctgctgctgctgttgttgttgttgctgctgttgttgttgttgctgttgttgttgctgctgctgctgctgttgttgagcATCGTTCAACATGGAAACGTCTGACTGAGTGGCAAATGCGAGAGCGATAGTAGCACCAGTTTGAATAGAGACAGGCTTATCATTATGAACCTGACTTTCCTGCGGCGATTTCTTCTCTGGTGTATGGGTGATGGTCGCGGTCGGCGTTAGACACACCACATTGTCCGACTTGAGTCCTGGCGTAGACAATTTATGTATAGAAGAATTGAACAATCTAGCCCCTTGTAGGGTTAAATTCGGATTGCTGGTGATCACACCGCATATTTGCTGATTCTCCGTGGGCTCGTTCAAATTCCGCTGTATCAGACCAATCGTGGAATTGCTCTTATTGACGACTATCGCGTTTGTCGCGGATTCGACGGCTACCCCTCCAGCGATCGTGTCGGATTTAGCCATGGTCAAGTCACCGATTATGTTGCTCTTCTCCACGGCGGCTGCGGCTGCGGCGGCTACAGCGGCCGATGCGTCGCTCGTAAACTGATTGCCGTTTCCTGTCTGGGGAATCACCACCGACGCGCCTTGAACAGTTTGCGCGGCGGTTAAGGTCTGATTGCCGGACAACGTCTGCAGCGTTGGTATTTTCACCTGTTTCACTTGCGTCGGTTGAGAAATAATCTTTCCCGCTTGATTTAGAAACGACTGAAGCACGAGGGTGTTCGAAACGCCGGTGTTCCCGGTTGTCCGAACGGTTGCGGGTACGGTGGCGAGAAGCTTCGAGCCGCTGGACACTATCGTGAATTGCTGGCCTCCTTTCATCAGATTCATCGGTAGAATGTAATTAGTACCTTGAACTAAGACAGCCGTGTTTCCCATTTTCCCAGTTACCAAAGCTTCGCTGACGCTCACCGAGCTGGTCTGCACAGCCTCCTGAACGATCACCGCCCTCGGTTGTCCGGAACCAGGTTCTGCGAATATCAAATTTCCCCTTTTAACGTTCAACTCTACCCCGTCGTTCGAATCGTTCGTTAAATTTCGAACTTCGGCGGTCGTATCGGTCACGTTTCCAACGTTACCGGTTGGCTCCTCCGGGGCGGAGAAACCAGCTGGGCTGTCTTGCACGTGCACAACGCCGCTCGAAGAGTCCTCGCTGCCCATTGTTCTACCGAGATCGTCCGTGCTCGGGCTCAGCTCCGAATTTTGCTGTCCAACCGGTTTCGTTTTGTTCGCGTTCGACTTTTTCCTCTTCGAAGACTGGCTAGGATTCGTCGGCGGGTTCGATCTTCTCCTCGGGGCCGGCTTGTTGTTCAAGTCCGGGGAATTTCGCAATTGTTCCGCGTACTCGTCCAGAATAGCGTAAATTCTTTGAGCGGTCTGCTCGTCCTCTTGCGGTTTCTGTTGCGGTTTCGGAATCGGCGAGGCCTTCGACGTGTTCGTCGCGCTCGTCTTCACCGTTTTAGGCGCCGCCTTTTTCACCGTCTTCGAAGAAGGCGGAGTGGAAGGTGTTTTCCCAGCGGACGGTACAGGCGCCGGTGCTGGGGTGACGCACGGGCTGGAAGAACTTTGCGATGTGACGCTCAAAGCGGGCGAGGCTGCCGGCTGGCAGTAACTGGTCACGACAACGACCGGCGTCGAATTTGGGGTTTTCGCGGCAACAGAACCCGCGCTTTGATTCACATAAGCCAGCGAAACTTTCTGCGAGAAAACGTCCTGCTGGAAATTTACTGTATTCCCGTTGCTCGCGAAGTCATTGGTGGCGGATTGCTGCGTCGGCATTAAAAGCTGCTGAGCAAGCGCGCTCACTGAaacttgctgctgctgctgctgctgctgctgctgttgttgttgttgctgctgtttgGTGGCTTGCGTTTGTTGAGTAGTGGTCTGCGTTTGCACGGTGGTAGTTGCCGCGGTGGatatcgtttgaatcgtatgagACTGCGGTTGGATCGTACTTCTCTCCTTCACTTGTTCCAAAACACTCTCGAACTCCCTTAGTTGTTCCAAAGTGGTAGAACTGACCTGATTCGGTACCTCGATAGGGGAACCAAGCAAGCTGTCCGTTCTTACGGCtggttgttgctgttgttgcggTGGTGctggttgttgttgctgttgctgctgctgttgttgtaaCCTCGGTGTAGCCAAAACTTGGATAGTACTTGTGATATTCTGCTGCCTCAAAGGAGCACGAATAATGTTCAATTTGACCACTGGCGTTCTTCCAGCCGGCAAAGAATTAGCGTGCGATATAGTGGGTATAATGTTCAGTTGACTTGGATTCGTAGTGGATATAGTGACAGGTATTTTGTGCGTGTATATAACACCGGGCGAGGCGTTCTGAACGCTTTGCACCAGTTGCGTCAACGTTTGATTCGCGTTCGGGCTAGTCGCAACGTTCGCATTGTTTCCAGAGCTTTGTACGATATTCAATATTTGCCTGCTAGTAGTAGATAATTGTAACGTATTTGGAATGTTTGTAATGGACTGTACATTGATTCCTGCTGATGGATTCGTTTGTTGCGCGTTACGTACAGATGTTTGTACGGCTTTCGAGAGGTTTGCCGCCTTTTGCGGGGACTGAACAGATTGGACGAGCGTTTCCGATGTAACTCCGGTAGCACCGCTTGTCGACGTGTCCGTGGAGAGTGTGTATATAGTCTTGCCGAAGGCTTGTTGAAATTTGGGCAGGCCAGCGTTTTGGCCGGATTGCGAGGCCGCTTTTGTAGAcgcggaggaggaggaagaagaagaggaggaagaggaggacctCTCGTACGTGCTTCTGTTCGTGTTCGCGTTCTCGGTC containing:
- the LOC143429200 gene encoding translation initiation factor eIF2 assembly protein codes for the protein MVNSFKPECSFPSWYLQFYKDSLRATIINIPDDVLDYLEHDAFVLPVEATSTTLQNAEWMDGSPVVNEEQSSEFQPTFPRFSEKIQNAIDEYGAIFVKTNWSSPSDATWVAPTKTLKCKTLEEVYLLLKCSDRIAKDLSNVKNYKDCETPMKSCLILKQWRDINPCTEFRCFVIEKELIAISQRDISQYHSYNETEKYNIQTDIKSLFMERIRDRFPLNNFSFDVIRYRKDKVKIVDFGPLDESTTKGTLFTYKELLNNIENAPEFRFIGEEVGIQPKAPNQFCVPREINEFFQSNETPILLDIIQQEVENQEREYGSIDSNDLEHD